A window of Phaseolus vulgaris cultivar G19833 chromosome 4, P. vulgaris v2.0, whole genome shotgun sequence genomic DNA:
cactcctggggtgagaagggttttaACTAAGAGTTCTACTGCGTCAATATTGATGCTATGCCACTTGGGTAAAGGCGTTTCTTgaaatccttcctttcccttCCTGGGCTTACTAACACCCTTGGCTTTTCGAACCTTAGTTgcctgcactcacacctggggtgaagAGGACTTAAACCGGTTGCAATGCTCGCGCCTGGGCGAGGAAGGCCTAACCGATTACCTATGCTCGCGCCTGGGGtggggaggattttaactttgaaACTTTGCAAATTCTTATACCCATAACTTcttttttattgggtggcctcattaaaaaccctcttttagggaaaagagtgccccctgaACTGTTCAACTGCTTACATTGGGTGCACCGTTAGCGCGAAAGCGCGactactttataatttaaactaaaatagaacttcaagtgtgtggCATTCCATGTTCTGGGGATCGCCCCCCCGTCCAAAGTCTCCAGCCGATAAGCACCATTCTCCAACGTCTCCGCCACTCTGAATgggccagtccacttgggggacaacttattctccatctcgtgcTGGTgtgcctttctcatcaccagatttcCTTCCTGAAACTGCCTTGGCCTGTGCCTACGCTCCACCCTCCTCTTCACAGCTTTGGCACTGACCCTAGCCTCTTATCGCACCTCATCCAAGAGGTCTAGGTTCACCTTCCTCTCCTCATTGGACTCCTCAACAACGAAGTTCAAAAACCTTGGTCAGCTTTCTTGTATCTCCACAGGGATCATAGCGTCtgacccatagaccaagctgaacggtgtctcatgggtgctagaTTATGGagtggtgtgataggcccacACGATCCTGGGAACCTCCTTTGCCCATGTCcccttggccttctctaaccttatCTTCAGCCCTCTGAGTAGCACTCGGTTGGCcgactctacctgcccattcgtttgtgggtgctccaccgAGGCAAACACCTACTGTATCTTCATCTCTTCACACAGCTTCTTTAGTTGATGACTCGTGAACTGAGTGCCATTGTCAGAaaccaaacgcttgggcacttcgaaacggcacacaatgttcttccacacgaactgttgaaccttgtgtgcggtgatctatGCGAATGGCTTTGCCTCTACCCACTTTGTGAAATACtcaatggcgacgatcagaAACTTCAGCTGCCTTACTGCCAAGGGGAAGGGTCTcaagatgtcaattccccaggtgtggaacggccaggggctgtgaATTGACCTCAGCTCTTcagggggcgccttgtgccaatctgcttgttgctggcactgcttgcaacgctgaGCATACCCCACAcaatcttccttcagcgttGACCAGTAGTACCCCGCACAGAGGACTCTGCTTGCCAAGGCGCGACCACCAACATGGCTCCCACACACTCCTTCGTGGAGTTCTgacataattctcgtgcactgcTCCCCGTGCACGCACACCAACACCGGATGGGTGAACCCAAACCTAAAGAGATCCCCATCAATAAGAGTGAACTTACTTGAGCTTCTCTTTACTCTCTTTGCCTCTGTCGGGTCCAGCGGAAGCACCCCATCTGCCAAGTACCGCCGGTACGACGTTATCCACGTATCAACCTTTCCAACAGCGCAAACCTCCATCACCTCATCAATCCTCACCGGTCGCGCTCTCACCTTAGGTGTTCTCAAGGTTTCTTGAGTTAgagaccgatgaccgatcgctATACGCTCCTTTGACTTGTACacttgaagtacctggttgtccgTCACGAACGCGCGaggtaccttcaaggtctcttggatgacggtcctctgccttccccccttgcctgagctggctaGCTTGGCAAGCAaatcagctctggcattctgctctctcggCACATGGACCAACTCGAATTATGCAAAGGACGTCTTCAGGGTGTGCACATACTCGAGATATGCggccatctgagggtctttggcctggaactctCATGTTACCTGCCCAGTGACCAACAGAGAGTTGCTTTTGGCCATCAAACTCCTTGCTCCCATCTCTCTTGCCAGCAACATTCCAGCAATGAAggcttcgtactccgcctggttgttgctagccttgaaggcgaaacgcagagactgctcgatcagcactccGTTTGGGCCTTCTAGGATTACTCCagcaccactcccttgctgatTGGAAGAACCATCCACTTATACGACCCAACGAAAGTCCAAACCCTCCGAAGGTGTCACGCCTGATGACAACTCGACGACGAAGTctgcgaacacctgccccttgattggtcctcggggctcgtactggataTCAAACTCAGACAGCTCCACAGCCCACtttaccatcctcccagctacatctaGCTTCTTCAGCACCTTCTGGATAGGTAAAtcggtcatcaccaccaccgtgaagctgtgaaagtagtggcggagcctcctcgctgaaaacaccaccgccagagccgccttctccagggcctgataccttacttcaggaccttgcagcaccttagtcacaaaataaataggtctCTGAACTTGGCtttgctcttggaccaacactgAACTAACCGCcctctccgtcacagcaaagTACAAGCGGAGAGGGGTGCCCACCTGTGGCTTGCACAAaactggtgggcttgccagatactccttcagcttgacgaaagcctcCTCACATTCCTTAGTCCAAAAAAACCTGTTGTTCCGTTTGAGACATTGGAAGTAAGGGtgacccttctctcctccggcggacACGAATCGCGACAATGCCGCCAaccgaccggtgagctgctgcacctccttcaccgacgctgggctcctcattgccatgATCGccgcgcacttctcggggttcgcctcaattccccgctctgtcaagaggaatcCTAAGAACTTCCCAGCTTCTACGCTGAAAATATACTTCTTTGGGTTGAGCTTCAATCTGTATTTGGCGATAGTCGTAAACAACTCTTCCAGATCAGTGACATGTTGTTCCTTCTCTCGTGAAgttaccaccatgtcatccacgtaagcttgcacattccttcccagcatcggcgAGAGCACtctatccatcagcctctgataggtggctcccgcattcttcagcccgaatggcattaccttataacagtaacaagACCGCTCAgtcatgaacgcggtcttgcactcgtccatcagatgcatcctgatctggttatagcctgagaatgcatccaagaaactcagaaGCTTGCACCCCGACGCGCTATCCACCAAGGCATCTATGTTGGGTAGGGGATAGGAGTCCTTGGGGAACGCCTTGTTCAAATCGGTGaaatccacgcacatcctccacttgtcGTTCGACTTCTCCACCCATACCACATTTGCCAGCCACTCTGGGTACTGAATTTCTCTGATGTGCCCCGCGGCCAAGAGTTTGCGGGTCTCTTCGTGGATCACCTGCCTCTtctcctcattaaacttcctccttctctggcgcaccGGTTGGACCTGAGGGTCCATTGCAAGACGATGGTAGAGAAAGTCTGGGTCAATACCTGGCATGTCTGAAgctgaccatgcaaacgcgtccagatgtcTCTCAATCACCCCGGCAATATGTCATCGCGTGTCCTCGCTGAGCGGCCCTCCCAGCTTGAACTTCTTCCCTTGGATCTCCGTCTCCACCCACCCGCTGAGCGGGCCTCTTTTCACTGGCGATGACAGCCCttgcgatccctgactcgcgggGCGTGTTCATGCTCTCTTTCTCAGCTTCTACTTGAACCACCCCTGAGCCCCCCAGCACTGCTTCCTCCATCTCCACATCACCTTGTTTACCTCTTACCAGCCCTGCGACCTCCGATCGCCTCTCGTCCACACCCGGCGGTGGTGTCGGGGTAACATGACACACACTCCTTTGCTGcttgaggctgttctcatagcagcGCCTAGCCTCCTTCTGGTCTGACTTAATGGTGATCACTACCCCCTCCATCGACGAcaacttcaacttcatgtgcctcgttgacGGTACAGCTCCCAACCTGTTGAGCGTCggtcttcccaacagtatgttgtaggCGGATGGGGCATTAACCACTAGGTACTTGATCTTTTCAGTGCGAGCCATGGTCCCATCCGTGAATATGGTCCTCAGCTCTATGTAGCCTCAcacctccacttggtcccctacgaagccatacaagcaccctaCGTACGGCCTCAGCTGATCAAGGGACACCTGCAGTTTGTTGAatgtcggccagaacatcacgtccgccgagcttccctggtccacgaggACCCTGTGCACCCTTCTCCCTGCCGTGACAAGGGAGATGACTataggatcgttgtcgtgaggcacaacgtcccggagATCTGCCTTTGTGAATGTAATGTCAGCATCGGGGGAATGATCTTCTTCCACCGAGTCGACAACCATCACCGAACgagcgtacctcttcctctgagAGGCTGTACACCCCTCCAGAGAAGGTTGTACCTCGTGCTGCTGATCTTCTGCTGGTGGCCCCAACGCCCGATCACCTTGCGCCTCCCACAAGTAATCGCTCAAAAAGCTACTTTTTACCAACTCCGCGAGTTGGTGACCCAACGCCAAACAAGAGTGGAGCGAGTGACCatagtgatgagaatcaaaaagatgttatcaatagaagaaatggacaagggccaaagcatttaaagttcttcttattagtctttgcaaaagatgaggcccaagcccaaagcccaagcccaagcccaaagcccaagcccaagcccaagaagcccaagtccaaaccatgaggggcaaggccaagcattaaataaaagagcatcatttgaatgactcttgtaggaggtgtggatattaaataaataggtgtgaatgtattagagagagtcactttgtccatgtgacttagtagggggctgtaggtgtagtttttaggaggtgtcatagtagaaaaaggtcacacctcccatgtgacttgtttttggtgggaatttcaaatgagttttatttgaaatttcccacctatttttcagcacctctaggctataaataaaggtgcttagcttgtacaattcagattggaattttatagtagagagactatactcaatttaggagagaatttgtgagttttgagtcttcctcttctttgccttatcttgtgagctatggtgagcttcaagtggtggcactccatcacttatcttggttcaaggttccaagtggcgtgaatggcttcttccaattctcaaaatctagcaagcatcttcttctataagtgttcttcttccttttcttcaatttccatTCGGTAGCTTAATTTCCTagtgttttccctcttttttctaccgtttacatttctgttttcagcttggtttccatttattctattcggttcagtagctagtttttcaattctgtttcgtttttaattcttgttcttcattccttgtgtttgattcaatttgacaatacatggacttccatatgagtcttggttggtgctaagttttggtgagttcttgaatttagaacattgatccaattctaaagtaaagtgcctttcaaatccagctcaagttgctcctaagaatgtcaagaatcatgtgttcttgtagttacattcacatcatgtggtatctagagtctaggcttgtttcttgcttaaattttgagttgtattgcactttacatttcaagagctcttaaattcaagttgtttaccattctgttttaggatttattttgagttttcttgcttttttcttttgttacaccatgtgtttgtgaaaaggtttctagcactcattgttcatatgagtatggcagctcttttggaatggcattctccttcctagagctgaccttaagcttcctttcacttgtggttatatcttgttatatgtcttttaattttgtaatcatgtcaagttttgtcttagtcatgttattccataattgtcattacttctagtagtacttttattgctttgattgtttcttgctttggttactttctgttttttagtttattgcttgatcctttgtgcattttcatttttagatttgagttcatgcttgtattctcattctatacaagttcctttacatactttccattatgtctttgttagtcatcatactgttttttcattcctaaataggctcctctgttttcttacaaacgtgctactgttttcaatttactgcaattaattggctcataggaaatttgtgaaaatttttatttacatacttcaaagtgttacaaaagcataaaaaaaagaatcactcaaaaattccaagtacacaaaaaatgataaataaaatacgaaaagtgtacaatactgccgaaaagaatacggtaattgggcagcaactttgaaaaatttatttctctcaattggcttactttttttacctcattccagtgccatttttgagttaagacattgaagtttctgtggttaatttttcacattccagttcgctttcaatcggtacagttaaatctgtaaacatagcacagtttgtttttttctaaaaaataaaataaaattccagtagctgttttctgttttctttaatctactctagcacttttctttaggactctttttgtgtgccttctttattcattgagttccttatttttcttgattgtctttcattcatattctttctagtttgtcatacattgctctctgtttttggtttagcttttattgtttacacctttttcttgcttgtctttttgttcttcttaaaagttgtgtggagacttgttcttaagtaagttggtttgctgtgacatatttcacttgaagctactccattccacaagcaaggcttggttgaggacaaaatattttcttggagtggtttgagtgctttcttgggcattttccagcaacctatatctcaatgtttttaattgtctaacaagtttctttcactgttttgttttctgtttttgtgtattttctgctcatggctcatttctctagtggagagtcctccaaaccgtgctcaccacaaaaggcagccctttatgaggacttaaagaatgtcaagcaatccaatgctcactatcttgaggtgataaggaagatggaagcacggctccaaagtttggagttaaaccgagaagaaatgcatcaaaaccgtgagagaagaactcctcctcctagtcggcattcttcaaggcactcccatggttattatgaagataatccaaggccaagacatcatcaccatgaagagaggcgccaacatgtggctggcccttgttctcctaatgtaaaacttcctagttttagtggtgaaagtgatcccaatgtatacttaggatgggaggctaaggttgaccaaatttttgatgtaaatggggttagggatgagcatagggttaagttagcttctttagaatttttggactatgccatgcaatggtggcatcgatatctcatggacattgaactacacaagaggccgcccatggtctcttggaacgatttgaaagcatgtttacgcgctagattcgtacccccacactttaggaaagaccttatgttgaaactccaacggtttcatcaaggcgcactaagtgtggatgattactttaaacaactagacacgcttttaattcgagttaatatggatgagagtgatgaagctaagatagctaggtttgtgagtggccttcgaagggacattcaagacgtggtagagttacaagaatattcttctttggaaaatgtggtgcaccttgctagcaaaattgaaaatcaacttgcaaggaaaaatgctttcaaaaattcttctaaggataactactaccactcttcttggaaaaataaaaataactctttttcaaatatcccttctaaggactctactttcaaacctagagagtctaagccttccacttccaattctaggcctaaatcaccacctaaatcgtctagtaagaagtgttttaaatgtttaagctatggacatattgcttctaattgccctactaaacgaactatgtatatgcatgatggggtagatagtagtgagcatgagtccgaatcttctagacattcctcaccttctagatccccaagtgagagtgaaagtgaaagcccacatgagggtgacctattagtaataagacgcatgcttggtcaagttttaaaaccttttgatgaaactcaaagagaaaatatttttcattcaaggtgtcttattaatgatagagtatgctctttgattgtggatggggggagttgtgcgaatgtggcaagcacaagagtggtagaaaaacttggattacctaccatctctcatgccaagccctacaaattacaatggttaagtgaggtaggtgagattgttgttaacaagcaagtcctcattacattttctattggtaaatataaagatgaggtcttgtgtgatgttgtcccaatggaagccacacatattcttttaggtaggccatggcaatttgatagaaaagtttttcatgatggctttaccaacaaaatgtcttttaacttccatgggcacaaagtcattcttaagcctctctctccaaaggaagttcatgaggaccaagttaaaatgagagaaaagacagagaaagaaaatgatataaaaaatttcaagagaagccttctcatgtccacacaacaagttacaaaggtaatagttactcaaaagcctatttttttagctattcctaggactattgaatgtgagtcggctaaggatagtcccacatgtttggacaatttggtaaaagaatatgaagatatgtttcaagatcctcctaaaggcttaccacctctaagagggattgaacaccaaatagacttcatgctcagggtttctttaccaaatagccctgtataggaccaatcccaaagaaactaaaagagaaaatgaaaaaacaaatgaagtaCATGCTAAACCGAGTCAtaataccttctcaactaattcaattttgttgactcgtgctacgcctacaaggtatccttcttctttgtcttgttcattgcccaaggttcctacttatacaccatattggatgaagaatgttaaggatgattttttcataccttctaGTTTTTCCAATAATATCAtttctaaacaatcttttccaacatgggctatgtataggacatctttttctgaactcccaacatttcaacgtactaagtcatgtttgcctattttttcttgtattctcttatctaattgcaaactgactttgttttatgcaggagtactgaattcgtggacgaattctctccaacttggggagtatgatgagaatcaaaaagatgttatcaatagaagaaatggacaagggccaaagcatttaaagttcttcttattagtctttgcaaaagatgaggcccaagcccaaagcccaagcccaagcccaagaagcccaagtccaaaccatgaggggcaaggccaagcattaaataaaagagcatcatttgaatgactcttgtaggaggtgtggatattaaataaataggtgtgaatgtattagagagagtcactttgtccatgtgacttagtaggggggtgtaggtgtagtttttaggaggtgtcatagtagaaaaaggtcacacctcccatgtgacttgtttttggtgggaatttcaaatgagttttatttgaaatttcccacctatttttcagcacctctaggctataaataaaggtgcttagcttgtacaattcagattggaattttatagtagagagactatactcaatttaggagagaatttgtgagttttgagtcttcctcttctttgccttatcttgtgagctacggtgagcttcaagtggtgccactccatcacttatcttggttcaaggttccaagtggcgtgaatggcttcttccaattctcaaaatccagcaagcatcttcttctataagtgttcttcttccttttcttcaatttccatTCGGTAGCTTAATTTCCTagtgttttccctcttttttctaccgtttacatttctgttttcagcttggtttccatttattctattcggttcagtagctagtttttcaattctgttccgtttttaattcttgttcttcattccttgtgtttgattcaatttgacaatacatggacttccatatgagtcttggttggtgctaagttttggtgagttcttgaatttagaacattgatccaattctaaagtaaagtgcctttcaaatccagctcaagttgttcctaagaatgtcaagaatcatgtgttcttgtagttacattcacatcacataggcctggtgaaactcacaccacacaTTCTTTTTCcttcccagcaccttgtcagtcttctcTGGTGCTCGCAACCGTGTCGCTATGGCTGGAATGGCGATCAGCTCCGCCGATTCCACCACGAAGTCAAACCTGGGGGCACGTTACTCTCCCTCGCGCGCCCCCTACCCTGATCCTTCCCAAGCTCGTAAGGGCGATGCTTCCCCTGAGCCTTCTTTCcttctttggcctcatgcaccctcatcgGCTGCTGAGACCTGCCCAGTCCTCCGCGTGACTTGGTCGGGACcgcgcttcccctcttctcagaaacctccgTCTCTGTTACGATGTGCGCCACAGCACGACGCCTTATCTCTGCGAAGGTGTTGGGGTGACTTCTGATCACTGATTCATTGAAAGGGCCTGGTAGAACCCCTTTCTTaaacgcatgcaccagcatatcttcatctttgctgggcagccTCACCACCTGAGCTCCAAAACGACTAAGGTAGTCCTTGTGGGACTCACCTTGGTTTTGTTGCACGTCGAACAAGTTATACGACACCACTGGGGTGCcctgttcacaatatactgctccaTGAACAACTTAGAGAATTGCTGAAACGAGGTGATGTGGCCATCtggtaggctcacgaaccactccaaagCAATTTCgctcaaggtgctcataaacaGCTTGCAATACACCGCATCCGAACCCCCagagagcatcatctgggtgtgaaacGCTGTCAgatgcgtctctgggtcctccaccccagtaAACAAGGCTTTCACCCCCACCAAGTTTGGTGGCACCACCGCGCTCATAATCTCCGATgagaaaggcattgggaaagtCCTGGggggaaacggcggcggcgccACCCTTTCCTCCGCCGCACGTTCCTTCTACGCTTGCAGCGCCTTGCGCAACTCTTCATTAACTCTGTTTAACTCCTCATTTCTGCTCTGTGATGCAGCCAAATCcgcttgcatcctttcttgttccaTTCTCGACGCTGCCACATTGTCTTGCAGCGTTCGCATAATTTCCAAGACCTGCGCCATCGTCACAGCTTCTTCAGCTGATGGCGCGGGTGAAGTTTGCCTTGTCCTTCTCACTTTCTCAGCAAAGAACCCCAAGAACAAATGAAATCCGACAGCAAAGTGTGGATGGGATCACAAATTCacacgggccccacggtgggcgccaaatgatcttgCAGGGGATTCAAACGTTGAAGGATTCACCTCGTCAAACTCTTTCTTCAACTAGGTGGCTCGTGCAACCTCAGTGTGAATACCAAGTGTGGCTTAGCTAAGCGCACGCACCAAGCATTACCTACTAtgtgaacgatcacctctgCTTTGCACCATACACGTTATGGGTTAAGAgagcaccaatcaccgactggcttactagctctcttaggccactctcgtgcacgacacTACAAAGCACATAACTTCTCCTTTCCTGATACTCTGTCACGCAAGGCTCGTATGGAACGCTTTCGCTGGGAATCACCCTTCGTTTCCAGATTatctgcgtgtaacacgaaaacCCGATGATCATCGCTCACACCAGATGACCGATCGGTGCACCATAGCGCCACGCCTTCTGCTTCCAGGCGCTTATCTAGGCGCTGATCGCGCATCCTCTCTGACCACCGCCCCCTGATCACCGATCACCAACCTGGGTGACTTTCTCAATGACTCATCTGCTTCCCTGGCCCATGTGTTCCACTAAGAACGGCCCACGTGGCTATCTGTTGCTGATGtcaccgactaccgatgaccgaccggatcaagaagcaagggtaggatgagaaacactaaaaaaggggcagccttagggtttgactaagtcaaaaccgCATCCTatgcttgtccttctagaaacttgGTCAAATttccttcctaaagggctagaAACAAGCAAAAGTGATAAACGCACCCCTTATTATGCTAAGGGCACCTTATTTTAGCCTATCTTTCTATTTGGATCCCTAAATTGAGCCCAAATTCTTTAcaacatgttttatttttaggAAGACCAGACGGAAGAACAATTGATGTTCCGGTTTATGCCCATCTCTTCTGGTGAGTTCCATAAGATCTTTGATGAGGTCTTGAATTGTTTGCTGAGATGACTGCTCACCATGTGCCttgtcttttgcttccttggtcatcttcgtaGCTACTTGGTTTGTATAACTTTTTCCACAATTTACGTGACTTaagttatttttctaaatatgtAAAACTTTTTGGTGAAGAACTCGTGTCACTTCCCCCATGGTGAAAAGTATATCTAGACATCCTAAGTTTTTTCTTTAAAGACTTTTCGTATGAAGAAAATAATGCTCAATGCACCGACTAAGTTCCCAAGAAAGAGAGGTGGTTTGTAATTAACACGCTTAAATACGAATTTTTCCTACtcaaaactttttcaaaatactCCAAGCCCAATTGTATAGGTGTAGTGTTCGAATTGTTCAAGCATCAAATTCTACTCCACATGTTGTATACATATGTATATTGTTCCTGCCTGTTGACTCGGTCACCTTCGTACATCGCTACGAGCTGCGTTTCAAGGACTCCTTTGCCTTCGTTCCAATCTTCACCCTTCGCCGCCGTgaatacctgaaacagagagacaaatgggcgccctcacggccgtttgcactctgaagCTCAAGTCAATAATGGCAGAAAACATCGTTGCACCTCCGTAACAGAACACTACAAACACCGTGCTCAAGGAGGCGCGTAACTG
This region includes:
- the LOC137837438 gene encoding uncharacterized protein → MAHFSSGESSKPCSPQKAALYEDLKNVKQSNAHYLEVIRKMEARLQSLELNREEMHQNRERRTPPPSRHSSRHSHGYYEDNPRPRHHHHEERRQHVAGPCSPNVKLPSFSGESDPNVYLGWEAKVDQIFDVNGVRDEHRVKLASLEFLDYAMQWWHRYLMDIELHKRPPMVSWNDLKACLRARFVPPHFRKDLMLKLQRFHQGALSVDDYFKQLDTLLIRVNMDESDEAKIARFVSGLRRDIQDVVELQEYSSLENVVHLASKIENQLARKNAFKNSSKDNYYHSSWKNKNNSFSNIPSKDSTFKPRESKPSTSNSRPKSPPKSSSKKCFKCLSYGHIASNCPTKRTMYMHDGVDSSEHESESSRHSSPSRSPSESESESPHEGDLLVIRRMLGQVLKPFDETQRENIFHSRCLINDRVCSLIVDGGSCANVASTRVVEKLGLPTISHAKPYKLQWLSEVGEIVVNKQVLITFSIGKYKDEVLCDVVPMEATHILLGRPWQFDRKVFHDGFTNKMSFNFHGHKVILKPLSPKEVHEDQVKMREKTEKENDIKNFKRSLLMSTQQVTKVIVTQKPIFLAIPRTIECESAKDSPTCLDNLVKEYEDMFQDPPKGLPPLRGIEHQIDFMLRVSLPNSPV